Sequence from the Terriglobia bacterium genome:
CACCGACGGAGCACCGGAAGCACCGCTGGCAGCGGCGGTGTCGACCAGCTTCGAGGTGACTACCAACCTTTTGGGTGCAGGCCCGATGTAGTACGTCGGATAGCAGGTGATAAGAGTCAGCTCGGGATGATTTGAGGGCTTAAGAACCGACATGTCGGTCGGCTGCACAATTTGCTTCCCGGTGACTTCGTAATGGAAAGTCCGGCCGTTGCGCTGAACCAGTATCTCGTCTCCCTTTACTAACTGATGTATGTGGCGGAAGAAGGTATCACGGTGTCCGGAGATAACCGAGTTTCCCAGTTCGCCCGGTGCGGGAGTGTCTTCCAAATGTCCGGGGCCAAGGAGAAGGGCCTGGTGGTCGCTACCCTCAACCACGACAGCATTGAAATCGATGCTGGGGATTGAAAGCCTGGTGAGACCATCATCCTTGAGAGCGGCGGGTAAGGGGTGTGGCGTGGATCCTTTCGTCAATTTCGGCTGATGTTGCTGCAGCGCCCACTCAGTTTCCAACTGCTTTTGACTCCAGAACATCTCTGCGTATTCCGTACCCACGTACGCCAACAGAATAGCGCCGCAGAGTATCAGAGCTGTGGCGGCGTGTCGGCGAAAAAACGCGGGAAGC
This genomic interval carries:
- a CDS encoding class D sortase: MFWSQKQLETEWALQQHQPKLTKGSTPHPLPAALKDDGLTRLSIPSIDFNAVVVEGSDHQALLLGPGHLEDTPAPGELGNSVISGHRDTFFRHIHQLVKGDEILVQRNGRTFHYEVTGKQIVQPTDMSVLKPSNHPELTLITCYPTYYIGPAPKRLVVTSKLVDTAAASGASGAPSVEPLSQRAVAH